The following nucleotide sequence is from Ferruginibacter lapsinanis.
CTCAAAATGAAGCTATAGGATTAAATCTTTCTTTGGAGGAATTGATACAAAGTATAAAAGCGGTAAAAAATATAGAGATAAACCTAAATAGTGTAACATTCAAAGAGAATGAAAGCGAACCTGCTTTAAAATTAGTGATATACAGGATCATACAGGAGCAATTAAGTAATATTTTAAAACATGCAGAAGCTACCCGGGTAAAAATTGAAATAGAGAGTAAAGAAGAAGGGTTAATAGTTTTAATCAGTGACAATGGGAAAGGGTTCGATGTTTCGGCCAAAAGAGAAGGTATCGGGTTAAAGAACATTAAACACAGAGCCGGATTATATAACGGAACTGTTAATATAGTTTCTTCTCCGGGCAATGGGTGTGATATGAAAATCGCTTTTATAAATAATTAATTCGGTTCAACTCAGATGATTACTGTGTAGCTAATCATCATCTAATCAAGCATTTCTTTAGTGTTTATAATTATATGATGGCATCTGAGCGAAATGTAGATGAAACTAATTATCCCTCTTTCAGATAAATAGCCTATCTTCACAAAGTGATTTAGTTCTTTAGCGTCCTGATATAGATAGTTTTTATTTTTCTTCCTACAATATTACTCTCCTTAATAGCTTGCTTTTTTCTACCATCACAGGTATTTTATTTATTTATTTTAATTAGTTTTTTTTATGAACATTTATGTTTCAAATTTAAGCTTCAACACCAGTGATGTTGAACTTAATTCGTTTTTTTCAACTTTTGGTGAAGTAACTTCTGCAAAAGTAATTACAGACAGAGAAACCGGAAGATCTCGTGGTTTTGGATTTGTTGAAATGCCTTCTACTGAAGAAGGTAACGATGCTATCTTAGGTCTTAACAACAAAGAAGTAGAAGGCAGAGCAATGTCTGTATCTATAGCGAAAGAAAAAGAAAGAACCAGCAACGGTGGCGGCTACAACAGAAACTCTAACGGTAATTCTGGTGGTGGTAACAGAAGATGGTAATCTTTTAAATTATAAAGAGCTCCTTTTGGAGCTTTTTTTTTCATTTATTTAAACTAGAACATATGGTAAACGATCAAATTGAAAATTTTCTTTTGCAAAAAAAAGTAGATAAAGCTCCCGTGCAAATTAATTTTAAAACTCGTAGTGCAATCGTTGGGTTATTTATTCAAACAGGAGATTACGAAGAATTAAAAACCAAAAATTTCTGGAGGATAGTTGCTCAATTGAATATCGATGAATATAGGAAATCAAATGATATCAATCTTACACGAATTTTTAATGGCGCAGAATTTACCCGCTTGTCATTAGTGTAAAGACATAACTAAACAAACTATTTGGCGTGCCAAATAATGTTTAAACAGAAAATCCGGAATTGGCTGAAAAGCTTTTTCCGGATTTTTGTATATACAGATGCACAGGGTATTACAATGTAATACTGGTGCACAGTTGCTTTGTTACTTACTTTTTAAACTTTCGCTGATCTTGATCGTTATAAAAATTTAGAAGGTGTAACGAATAGCCAATCCTCCCCAATTACCACTGAACCCGGCATAATCGCCAAATTCAAAAGAAGGCTGCCAATCAAGAGACAAGTTGATAGGAGCATCATTGAATTTATAATCCAATCCAAGTACACCATCTACACCAACCGTAGTTCCACCGCCATAATATTTAGTCTTGTAAAATCCTAAATGTGCTCCGGGCCCTATATACCATTTTAAGCCTCGGGCATTTTTAATATCACCATGTATTTCGTATAAGCCTGTAATACGTGAACCTCTTTCCCAGAAATACCCAATGCCTTCAATGGCTCTATTGGTTTTTACAAAATGTTTTACTGTAATTGCTCCTGGATAAAATTTTACGCCTAATGCGGTTGTGTAACTACTGCCTCTGCTTTGAGCTGATACCTGCTGTTGTGAAAATGTTATTAACACAATAGCCAAAATGATGATTCTTTTCATAAATGTAAGTTTTTGATATAAGGGAAAAAATAGTGCCAATTTTATACTGCACCACCTGGTATAAGAATATGTAAGAATACAATTGAGTGATAAGGTTTTATGGGCTGGGTTTTGTGTAATATTTTACACAAAATAATATTTGGTAGTACATGGAGAGGAAATTTTTCCTCAATTATCGAATCGGATATTGGTCCATATCATTGCGGATAATTATCTATTCTGTGCCTGGGGCTTCGGGCAATCGTTCGCTTTCGTAACCACAATTGCCGCAGTGATAAACACTTGTAGCAGCTACTGCATAACTGGAAAACATCCATGTTAGGATAGCGGTAAGATAGTTAGTAACGCCGGGTTTGGTTATTTGTGTAAATTCGCTTTTGCCACATTGCGGACATTTTACCGATTGCAGGTATTCTTGATCAAACTGCTGTAATAATTTCAGTACTTCTTCTTTGTCCGTTTCTTTAACTACCAGCTTAATTCCGCCGATCGCATTCGTCAGTATAGGGTCTATTGTTACTGTAAATTCATCTTTTAAATAACATTCAAAACCGGCATCCTCTAATTTAGTTAAACTGATATTTGCTAAAAAATAGTTGTCGAATGTTTTTACCGTAACTAAGTCCATAAGTTTTATAATTGTATTGTAAGATAGAGAAATATTTGATGTCGCTATTACTGTTGCATAATATGTAGTCGTCATTTACTGATATATACCTGCATCATTTTGGCATTTCTTTCACTTTTCATCTTCTATCTTCAAGGAAGAAAGATTTAGTGGTCTTTTCAAAAGTATTTCATGCCCTTTGTCTAAAAATATTATTCACATGAAAATATATATTGTTGTCCTTTTTCTATTTCTTTCAGTTATAGCAAAATCACAAATGATTGATTCTTTAAATACAGCAAAGAATGCGATGTATATGACGGAGGCCGAGAGAGAAATGATTTACGAGATCAATAGGGTAAGGCATGAGCCTGTTTCTTATCTTCAATATCTTACTCCTTTACTAAAAGAAGCGCAAACGAACTTGAAAATTAATGGCAAGGGTGAGCCAAATTATAGTTTAACATATAGTAGTACAACAATCAATGGTAAAGAAACAAAAACGATTGATACAACCTGGCATTATACCAATGAAGAGGAACTGAGAGCCATCACGACACTGATCAATGATCTTAAGAAATTAAAACCTCTTTCTATTTTAAAGCCGGATAAAGGAATTTATAATGCGGCAAAAAAGCATGCTGCTGATCAGAATAACCATGAATGGACTTTGCTGCATACTGGTAGTGACGGATCAAAACCCTGGGACAGGATAAAACTTTTTTCTCCTTCAATGAATTTTGGTAACGAAAATATTGCCGGTCGTTATGGATACGCAAATACTACTCCAAGAGATATTGTATTACAACTATTGATTGATTCAGGTATTCCAGGATATGGGCATCGGTATAATTTACTTGATCCTCAATGGACACATGCAGGATGCAGGGTTGAAAAATACAAAGGTACCTGGTGGTGGATACAGGAATTCGGAGTAAGCCGGTAAATATTTACAACATTTATTTAACCTGTACTTAAATTATTGATCGGTAATTTTGTCTTTTATCAGCAAATAATAATTATTAAATGAAAAAAATATTCTTCAGTTTTTTTGCAACCTGTTTATTCTTCTTGCAATCGAATGCACAGTTCGGTAATTTAGTAAATAAGATCGTTAAGAAAGACTCTACCGGCAAGGTTGAATTGAATAAAAATATTTCTTCTACGCTTGGGAATGGATTAAGCAATGAAGATATAGTCAGCGGTTTGAAAGAAGCATTGAGAGTAGGTACAGATAGTAGCAGTAAGAAATTAGGTAAGACAAATGGTTATTTTGCAGATGCTGCTGTTAAGATATTAATGCCTGCAGAAGCTGTGAAAGCTGAGAAGACTTTGCGTAATCTGGGTATGGGTAGTTTGGTAGATAAAGCTATTTTATCCATGAACAGAGCAGCTGAAGATGCAGCATCAGGAGTGGGGAATATTTTCTGGAATTCTATTAAGCAAATGAGTATTGCTGATGGAGTAACAATATTGCGAGGAAGTGATACGGCAGCTACTTCGTATCTGAAAAAGACAACTACGCCTGAATTGATCAGTAAATTTCGCCCTGTAATTGATAGCTCACTGGCAAAATTCGATGCAACTAAATATTGGTCAGATGTATTTTCTGCGTACAATAAATTTTCTGCAAAAAAAGTAAATACCGATCTTACTGCTTATGTTACCGAAAGGGCATTGAGTGGTTTATTTTTAAACATTGGGTTGCAAGAACAAAAGATCCGTAAAGACCCAGCAGCACAGGTAACGGGAATACTTAAAAAAGTTTTCGGTAACTAACAGAGCGTCAACTTAAATGGGCTATTATGCCATATTCTTTTAGTGTGCATTGTGTTAGATGAATTTTTTGCAAAAAAGCTTACTTTTTAATAAAAAATTTATTCTTCTTTCCTATTTGATAGATTAACCCTATTTTTACTATATAATATTTATACCATGAAGCTTTTTGTAGCCGGCCTACCGTACGATTTTGATGATACTGATTTAAAGGAAATGTTTGAACTGTATGGTGATGTAGCCAGTGCAAAAGTAGCTTTAGATAGAGAAACAAAGAAAAGCAGAGGCTTTGGTTTTTTAGACATGCCCAATGATGCTGAAGCCAAAGATGCTATACAAGCCTTAAATGACGCCAAATTAAGAGGAGGCAAGCAACTGTCTGTTAAACTCTCTGAAGAGCAACCCCGACCAGCTCCAGGTAATGGATACGGAAATAATCGTCGCAATGATAATCCAAGGGGTGGCAGTGATTTTCGTAATGACAGAAGAAGATATTAAAAATACTCTCTTTACATCTTCTTGATATTTTACTGAATTGTATTCTGTTACTTTAGTGTAGCAATTCTTCCTCATTTTATTTACTTGTGTCAATTGAGTTGGATAAATTCCGCTTATTATTTCTGGCATTGTTTTTTCTCTTTTATTTGTTCAACATACAAAAGATGAAAACTACTATAACTGCTCAGGTAAAAATTAATATCATTTCTCAGGCATCTATAGTGTGGTCAGCACTAACAAAACCGGCATTGATAAAACAATATCTTTTCGGAACAGAAACCATTACAGATTGGAAACCCGGAAGCCCGATTGTTTTCAAGGGAGAATGGAACGGCAAAGCCTACCAGGATAAAGGAATAATTATCGAAATAAAAGATAAAGCATTGCTAAAATATAGCTACTGGAGTCCTATGTCGGGATTGGAGGACAAGCCTGAAAATTATATGGTTGTCACTTATGAAATATCCGGTGAAGAAGATAATCTTACACTTACTGTAACACAGGAAAATGTTCCTGATGAAAAAACAAAAGTACACTCAGAAGAGAATTGGCGAAAGGTGTTGATGGGATTGAAAAATATGGTTGAGCTAAGAACTGTAGGTTCTATTTAATTTTTTTCGGAATGAGCAATTTTTTTGTAAAAACCCCGGCCCATTCAACTGTATTGAAATCAGAAGATTGGACCGGGGTAGATTTTCTAAGGATTGTATAAAGATTTATCTGCCTGCTAAGGGATCAATCATCAATTCGCATTTTGTAAAATGAACGCCATACAAATACTAATGCAATAGCCAGAAACAATAATCCGATGTATGGGGCGATTGCTCTGAAGTTTTGAGAAATAGATATTTCCATGGCGAGCAGACCAAACAGAGTAGTGAATTTAATGATGGGGTTTAATGCTACTGATGATGTATCTTTAAATGGATCACCTACAGTATCACCTACAACAGTAGCATCGTGTATAGGAGTGCCTTTTTCTTTTAACTCTACTTCAACTATTTTTTTTGCATTGTCCCATGCGCCCCCGGCATTAGCCATAAATACTGCCTGAAATAAGCCGAACACTGCAATAGCGAGCAGATAACTTACAAATAATGATACGGCATTTACTCCTCCTACACTAGCGGGTGAAGATAAAAATGCAAAGGCCAATGAGAAAAAGAAAACGGCGATGAAAATATTGAACATGCCTTTTTGTGCATATTTTGTACAGATCTTTACAACATCTTTTGACATTTGCAGATCTGCTTTTTTAGGAGCATCAGGATCGAGGTTGATATGTTTTTTAATATACAAAACAGCTCTGTAGGCCCCGGTAGTTACCGCTTGCATAGATGCCCCGGTAAACCAATATATTACAGCTCCTCCCATGATCACTCCAAGGATAGTATAAGGGTTTAAGAGATTCAATATTTTTTCGGGTTCAATATTTAATGTTGTTTTGATCATGAGTATCAAAGAAAAGATCATTGTTGTTGCACCTGCTACTGCGGTGCCGATCAATACAGGTTTTGCGGTGGCTTTAAATGTATTACCAGCTTCGTCATTTTCTTCGAGATAGTATTTTGCTTTTTCCCAATCTGGTTTAAATCCAAAATCTTTTTTAATTTCTGCATCGATGTCGGGTATCTCTTCAATCAATGATAATTCGTAAATGGATTGTGCATTATCAGTAACGGGACCATAGCTATCAACAGCAATGGTAACAGGCCCCATACCCAACATGCCAAATGCTAAAAGACCAAATGCAAAAATGGAAGGGTATACCATTATTTCGTGCAGACCATATGTACTGATATAATATGCCGCAAACATTAGCACAAAGAAAACTAACCCTTTCCAGAACGCAGAGAAATTGCCTGCTACCAATCCAGATAGCAATACTAGTGAAGCACCACCTTCTCTGCCCGCTCTTACAATTTCTTTTACATGCAGTGATTTTGGAGAGGTGAATATTTTTGTGAACTCTGGTATTAATGCCGCACCAATTGTTCCGCAGCTGATTATGCTGGATAATATCCACCACATATTGGTGTTGCCATTTAAATCGGGAATTAAAACCTTGCTGACAACAAAAGTAACAATGATAGAAAACAATGAAGTGATCCAGATCAGATTGGTCAATGGTTGTTCAAAATCGATATCTTCTTTTTTGCTGTATAAAGCATTACTGATAAAATTATTTATCCAGAATGAAAAAACAGAAGTGATGACCATCAATATCCGCATTACAAATATCCATATTAGTAATGCTGTTTGTATATCGGCACCGGTTACTGCTAAAAGAATAAATGAGATCAATGCAACACCAGTCACTCCGTAAGTTTCAAAGCCATCAGCTGTTGGACCAACCGAATCGCCGGCATTATCACCTGTACAATCTGCAATTACACCCGGATTACGAGGGTCATCCTCACCAATCTTAAAAACAACTTTCATGAGGTCGGAGCCGATATCTGCGATCTTTGTAAAAATGCCACCAGCAATTCTTAATACGGATGCACCCAAAGATTCACCAATAGCAAAACCGATAAAACAAGCGCCGGCTAATTTGCCTGGCATTAACAATAAAATGATGAGCATCATCATTAGTTCTACACATATCAATACAACGCCGATGCTCATGCCAGAGTTTAAAGGAATTCTTAATAAACTGAGTGGCTTTTTTTGTAAGGATGCAAAAGCCATACGGGCATTTGCTAATGTATTCATTCTGATGCCGAATGCAGCAACAGAGTAAGAGCCCAACATTCCAATGATAGTCCAGGTGATGATCAATAACACTCCGCCAACACCGAAGAGGGCATTACCTGCATGATCTTTTGCTAAGAAACCAAAA
It contains:
- a CDS encoding RNA recognition motif domain-containing protein encodes the protein MNIYVSNLSFNTSDVELNSFFSTFGEVTSAKVITDRETGRSRGFGFVEMPSTEEGNDAILGLNNKEVEGRAMSVSIAKEKERTSNGGGYNRNSNGNSGGGNRRW
- a CDS encoding short-chain dehydrogenase produces the protein MVNDQIENFLLQKKVDKAPVQINFKTRSAIVGLFIQTGDYEELKTKNFWRIVAQLNIDEYRKSNDINLTRIFNGAEFTRLSLV
- a CDS encoding DUF2007 domain-containing protein, with the translated sequence MDLVTVKTFDNYFLANISLTKLEDAGFECYLKDEFTVTIDPILTNAIGGIKLVVKETDKEEVLKLLQQFDQEYLQSVKCPQCGKSEFTQITKPGVTNYLTAILTWMFSSYAVAATSVYHCGNCGYESERLPEAPGTE
- a CDS encoding CAP domain-containing protein produces the protein MKIYIVVLFLFLSVIAKSQMIDSLNTAKNAMYMTEAEREMIYEINRVRHEPVSYLQYLTPLLKEAQTNLKINGKGEPNYSLTYSSTTINGKETKTIDTTWHYTNEEELRAITTLINDLKKLKPLSILKPDKGIYNAAKKHAADQNNHEWTLLHTGSDGSKPWDRIKLFSPSMNFGNENIAGRYGYANTTPRDIVLQLLIDSGIPGYGHRYNLLDPQWTHAGCRVEKYKGTWWWIQEFGVSR
- a CDS encoding DUF4197 domain-containing protein; this translates as MKKIFFSFFATCLFFLQSNAQFGNLVNKIVKKDSTGKVELNKNISSTLGNGLSNEDIVSGLKEALRVGTDSSSKKLGKTNGYFADAAVKILMPAEAVKAEKTLRNLGMGSLVDKAILSMNRAAEDAASGVGNIFWNSIKQMSIADGVTILRGSDTAATSYLKKTTTPELISKFRPVIDSSLAKFDATKYWSDVFSAYNKFSAKKVNTDLTAYVTERALSGLFLNIGLQEQKIRKDPAAQVTGILKKVFGN
- a CDS encoding RNA recognition motif domain-containing protein, whose amino-acid sequence is MKLFVAGLPYDFDDTDLKEMFELYGDVASAKVALDRETKKSRGFGFLDMPNDAEAKDAIQALNDAKLRGGKQLSVKLSEEQPRPAPGNGYGNNRRNDNPRGGSDFRNDRRRY
- a CDS encoding SRPBCC family protein, translating into MKTTITAQVKINIISQASIVWSALTKPALIKQYLFGTETITDWKPGSPIVFKGEWNGKAYQDKGIIIEIKDKALLKYSYWSPMSGLEDKPENYMVVTYEISGEEDNLTLTVTQENVPDEKTKVHSEENWRKVLMGLKNMVELRTVGSI
- a CDS encoding sodium-translocating pyrophosphatase, which codes for MKKSTIILISFLLPFFAHAGEADLQIPNAIHSNPILYWGFLVTTLGLFFGVYYYMKIKKLPAHKSMLEISEIIYQTCITYLKQQGKLLAVLFIFIGIVVAGYFGFLAKDHAGNALFGVGGVLLIITWTIIGMLGSYSVAAFGIRMNTLANARMAFASLQKKPLSLLRIPLNSGMSIGVVLICVELMMMLIILLLMPGKLAGACFIGFAIGESLGASVLRIAGGIFTKIADIGSDLMKVVFKIGEDDPRNPGVIADCTGDNAGDSVGPTADGFETYGVTGVALISFILLAVTGADIQTALLIWIFVMRILMVITSVFSFWINNFISNALYSKKEDIDFEQPLTNLIWITSLFSIIVTFVVSKVLIPDLNGNTNMWWILSSIISCGTIGAALIPEFTKIFTSPKSLHVKEIVRAGREGGASLVLLSGLVAGNFSAFWKGLVFFVLMFAAYYISTYGLHEIMVYPSIFAFGLLAFGMLGMGPVTIAVDSYGPVTDNAQSIYELSLIEEIPDIDAEIKKDFGFKPDWEKAKYYLEENDEAGNTFKATAKPVLIGTAVAGATTMIFSLILMIKTTLNIEPEKILNLLNPYTILGVIMGGAVIYWFTGASMQAVTTGAYRAVLYIKKHINLDPDAPKKADLQMSKDVVKICTKYAQKGMFNIFIAVFFFSLAFAFLSSPASVGGVNAVSLFVSYLLAIAVFGLFQAVFMANAGGAWDNAKKIVEVELKEKGTPIHDATVVGDTVGDPFKDTSSVALNPIIKFTTLFGLLAMEISISQNFRAIAPYIGLLFLAIALVFVWRSFYKMRIDD